A single region of the Anomaloglossus baeobatrachus isolate aAnoBae1 chromosome 2, aAnoBae1.hap1, whole genome shotgun sequence genome encodes:
- the LOC142285226 gene encoding protein kinase C delta type-like, with protein MTSTELNNRKRKGERLGKVSKKSRIEASEGEQDDTNQNIIKASKRPGSPIQESVMKKKKKEKHDTIIKASKRPGSPIQESVMKKKKKEKHDTIIKASKRPGSPIQESVMKKKKKEKHGTIIKASKRSGSPIQESVMKKKKKEKHGTIIKASKRSGSPIQESIRKKKKMEEEMGYKTVDRPSVSPDTDNEQLSGTTPDESPIIVTGVESFTFHKILGEGSYGKVMLATHQACQKQVAVKMVKKRLLVKDSRDDVLIERQVLEMTRKSPFISRAFATFQSQEHVFYAMEYLSGGDLTGFMTTNAPLPIPATRFFAAELICGLQFLHTSGIIHRDIKPDNILLDNNGHLKIADFGLAVMNIFGNAKTSGWAGTLAYMAPEILLEKPYNKAVDWFSAGVVIYEMATGRYPFVEDEIDENIKKALINDDPAFPKELDPHVKAVIEGLLDKSPESRQKFVDNIREHPFFMEINWTEIEGGKAPPPFHLPPPPVMTSDTMKDVNFSKAIKPRMAKKNQKLFCGFTFADDGWKVVKKK; from the exons ATGACATCTACGGAGCTGAATAAtaggaagagaaagggagagagacttGGTAAGGTGTCAAAAAAGAGCAGAATAGAAGCATCAGAGGGTGAACAAGATGACACCAACCAAAacattatcaaagcttcaaaaagacctggaagtcCGATACAGGAGAgtgtcatgaaaaagaaaaaaaaggaaaaacatgacaccattatcaaagcttcaaaaagacctggaagcccaaTACAGGAGAgtgtcatgaaaaagaaaaaaaaggaaaaacatgacaccattatcaaagcttcaaaaagacctggaagcccgatacaggagagtgtcatgaaaaagaaaaaaaaggaaaaacatggcaccattatcaaagcttcaaaaagatctggaagcccgatacaggagagtgtcatgaaaaagaaaaaaaaggaaaaacatggcaccattatcaaagcttcaaaaagatctggaagcccgatacaggaaagtatcaggaaaaagaaaaaaatggaagaagAGATGGGGTACAAAACTGTTGATAGACCCAGTGTGTCCCCCGATACTGACAATGAGCAGCTCTCAG GTACAACACCAGATGAATCTCCCATCATTGTGACGGGAGtggagagcttcaccttccataaaatccTTGGAGAGGGATCATACGGTAAA GTCATGTTGGCCACACATCAGGCCTGCCAAAAACAAGTGGCAGTGAAAATGGTGAAGAAAAGGCTCCTAGTCAAGGACTCGAGAGATGATGTCCTGATAGAGCGACAGGTTctggagatgactaggaagagtccattCATTTCTCGGGCTTTTgccaccttccagtcccag GAACACGTCTTCTACGCCATGGAATATCTGAGTGGAGGAGACCTTACAGGCTTCATGACAACTAATGCCCCTTTACCCATTCCAGCCACCAG ATTTTTTGCagctgagctgatctgtgggctgcagtttctccacacCAGTGGCATCATACACAG AGACATAAAACCAGACAACATCTTACTGGACAACAATGGTCATTTGAAGATCGCTGATTTTGGTCTTGCCGTGATGAACATCTTTGGCAATGCAAAAACTTCAGGATGGGCCGGGACGCTTGcatacatggctcctgag ATTCTTCTAGAGAAGCCGTACAACAAagcagtggactggttctctgctggtgtTGTGATATATGAGATGGCTACTGGCAGATATCCCTTCGTTGAAGATGAAATTGATGAGAATATCAAGAAGGCACTGATCAATGATGATCCCGCCTTCCCAAAAGAACTGGACCCCCACGTCAAAGCCGTCATAGAGGGG CTCTTGGATAAATCACCAGAGAGTCGGCAGAAATTTGTGGACAACATAAGAGAACATCCATTCTTTATGGAGATCAACTGGACAGAAATAGAAGGCGGCAAAGCACCTCCACCATTCCACCTACCACCT ccaccagtgatgacatcagatacaatgaaagatgtcaatttttccaaagccattaaACCACGAATGGCCAAGAAAAATCAAAAACTCTTTTGTGGATTCACATTTGCTGATGATGGATGGAAGGTCGTAAAGAAGAAATAG